In the Parasteatoda tepidariorum isolate YZ-2023 chromosome 3, CAS_Ptep_4.0, whole genome shotgun sequence genome, one interval contains:
- the LOC107456221 gene encoding uncharacterized protein encodes MYINFMHLLLRSFLFNRTSTINTMKGLALALCLALFSQVVVCEECEYTMEKMCSLLAPTATYNVRGCWYTCRIKAEFEVFSGTFLDSQPCKSIVGNNDGVCFHGACYPNNE; translated from the exons atgtatattaattttatgcatctTCTGCTTCGTTCTTTTTTGTTCAACAGAACTTCAACGATTAACACAATGAAGGGTTTAGCTTTAGCTTTGTGCTTAGCACTTTTTTCTCAAG TGGTTGTATGCGAAGAATGTGAATATACAATGGAGAAAATGTGTTCTCTTCTAGCTCCTACCGCAACTTACAACGTG AGAGGCTGCTGGTATACTTGTAGAATTAAGGCCGAATTTGAAGTTTTCTCTGGAACATTTTTAGATTCACAGCCTTGTAAATCAATCGTTGGTAATAATGATGGA gtttGTTTCCATGGAGCCTGTTATCCTAATAATGAGTAA